The DNA segment GGAATGAATGGGAGTACTGGTTGCGCCAATATGGTGTTGAGCTTGAAGATTGTTTACGGAATCGGATGCATTGGTATGTTGTTTCTCAATCGATCTCTGTTTTACTATGGCATTTTGGCCGTGGTCAGTTTGAACAGGCAGAACAATTAAAGGATTATATAAAAAGCCTACTTGAAGATTAGAAGAGACTCACCGTTTCTAAGATGGTGAGTCTTTTGGTTTGTGTTGTATAAAAGAT comes from the Desertibacillus haloalkaliphilus genome and includes:
- a CDS encoding phosphotransferase family protein, coding for VCHCDINHNNWMLDEEEHLYLIDWDGATVSDPALDLGLLLYSYIPRNEWEYWLRQYGVELEDCLRNRMHWYVVSQSISVLLWHFGRGQFEQAEQLKDYIKSLLED